In Streptococcus parapneumoniae, the genomic stretch CTCGTGGAGATAGGCGTTGTTTAGCTGATTTGTAAACAAAGTCCATTGATTTTCCAGCACCTTCTGGTAGGTATTCCTCAACAATCGGCATGCCAACTGGGAAGACAAAACCATTACGCTTGTCCACCTCACGATTGCCCCCCACAGTAGCGTCTGCCGTCAAGACAATCGCTTTATAATCTTCAGCCTTCACACGGTCCATGATGTGGCGGTTGATACCGTCATCTTTGCTAAAATAAAATTGGAACCAGTGAGGTGTCCCTTGAAGGGCTTCTGTAATTTCTGGAAGATCTACAGTAGAGTAAGAGCTAGTTGTGTAAAGAGATCCAAACTCATGCACACCACGCGCAGTCGCCACTTCACCCTGTTCGTTTGCTAATTTATGAGCTGCAACAGGCGCCATAATGATTGGTGAAGACAATTTTTCACCTGCAAATTCAATCTCTGTACTTGGATTTTCAACATCACAAAGAGTATGAGGAACGATGAGTTTGTGGTTAAAGGCACGAATATTCTCACGTAAAGTGAAGGTATCTTCCGCCCCACTAGCGATATAGCCAAATGCTGCTTTAGGAATCACTTTTTGCGCCATTGGCTCCAAATCATAGGTATTGATGAAATCTACATGACCTTCTGCATTGCTTGTTTTGTATGACATAAAATGCCCTCCTTGATTAAGTAAGCGTTTGCTTTTTACTATACAACTATAATAACTCTTTTTTCAATCATTTTCAAGAGTTTTGCTTAAAAACCATCTTATTTTTTCATACAATATACTATCCTTACTTTCCTTAAACTCTAAACTTTAGTCTATATTAAGTGAATCGTTGAGATCTTTTGCTGCCAGGCATTTGAACTACTTTTTTATTTGCTGATTCTATCTACTAATGCTATAAAAAACAAGTGAATAAGACACCAGAACATCCTCTAATAGGGCCTATGGACTTATAGCAGTCCCATATATACTGTTTAAGCAAGATACTATCCTAGTTGACGCTAACTTCCTATCCCACTTATTAATTTTTATTTATAGTGAATCTGAACAAATCAATTGGGGGATCCAAGTCAATTTCTAGTACTTTTTGAAAAGTTTCAGCGTACTATCGTAAAATGAAATAAAACATGCGCAAATTGATTAGGGAATTTAAACCAATTTCTAACAATGTCTTAGAAATCAAAGTGTACTATTTCAACTTCAATACACTATACTTCATTTTCTCCTTAAATTCAGTCTCTTTTTTCATCAAAAAATCCCCTGGCAAGTACCAGAGGATAAGAGCTTATTTCATTGTTGGGAAGAGCAATACGTCACGGATAGTAGTTGTATCAGTGAGGAGCATGCAGAGACGGTCGATACCGATTCCCAAACCACCTGTTGGTGGCATACCGTATTCAAGGGCCTCAATGTAGTCATAGTCGATGCCGGTCGCTTCATCGTCACCAAGTTCTTTGGCTTTAGCTTGGGCTTCAAAACGGCTAAGCTGGTCGATTGGATCGTTGAGTTCAGTAAAGGCATTACCGTATTCCTTAGTCATGATGAAGAGCTCGAAACGGTCAGTAAAGCGTTGGTCTTCAGGATTTTTCTTAGCCAGTGGAGATACAGCTACTGGATGTCCATAGACAAAGGTTGGTTGGATCAAGGTTTCTTCAACAAACTCTTCAAAGAAGGCATTGATAATGTGACCAACCTCAGTGTAGTGTTTCTCAACTGGAACTTTCTTCTCAGCAGCGATAGCTTTAGCTTCTTCCAAAGTCATATCTTGCCAGAAATCGACACTAGTAATTTCTTTGATAGCATCCACCATATGAACACGTTTAAATGGTTCGTTGATTTTGATTTCAGTTCCTTGGTAGTTGACTGGGCCGTCGCCTTTGACTGATTTAGCAGCATGTTGGATAATGCCTTCCGTCAAGTCCATGATGTCTTGGAAGTCTGCATAAGCTTGGTAGACTTCGATAGAAGTAAATTCAGGGTTATGAGTGGCATCCATTCCCTCGTTACGGAAGATACGGCCGATTTCATAGACACGTTCCATACCACCGACGATAAGGCGTTTCAAGTGAAGCTCAGTCGCGATACGAAGCACCATATCAATGTTTTGGGCATTGTGGTGGGTGATAAATGGACGGGCAGAAGCACCACCAGCTTCGTTGTGAAGAACAGGTGTTTCCACTTCAAGGAAACCTTTTTGGTCAAGGTAACGACGAATTTCAGAGATGATTTTTGAACGAGTGACAAAGCGTTCAAAGCTTTCACGATTCGAAATCAAGTCAAGGTAACGTTTACGGTAAATGGTTTCAACGTCTGTCAAACCGTGGAATTTCTCAGGAAGTGGGCGAAGTGCTTTAGACAAGTGAGTGATGTGAGTAGCCTTGATAGAGAGTTCTCCCATATCCGTACGCATCACTTCACCTTCGACACCAAGGAAGTCACCAAGGTCTGCTTTTTTGAAGATTTCATAGTTTTCTTCACCGACAGCATCCTTACGAACGTAGATCTGGATTTGACCTTCGCGGTCTTGAAGGTGGGCAAAACCTACTTTACCTTTACCACGTTTGGTTACCAAGCGTCCTGCGATAGTAGCTGTTTCGTTTTTATCGTGTAATTGTTCTTTATCGAGGTCGGCATATTTATCTTTTAATTCTTGTGAATTTGCAGTACGTTCAAAGCGTTTTCCGAAAGGATCGATTCCTTGTTCACGGAGCGCAGCCATTTTTTCACGGCGAACGATCTGCTGGTCATTTAGTTCTTCCATATGTTCTGTTGACATGGGATCCTCCTAGTTTTACTCAAAATTGAATACGATGAGTCATTTTTTGCGATACTCCCATTTTATCATAAATAAGCAAGAAATTCACGGATAATCTTTCAAAACTAAAAAGAACTTGACGCTAAAATCACTGAAAAGACTGGGATAAGCAAGAAATTCCAACATCTCAGAAAAGGAAATCTGACCATGTTTATGGATTATACTTTAACCCTTGTAACTTTCATGACGTGTGCTACTTTTTATATAAGAGCAAGCCAAGCAAATCTAAAACTTAAACAATTGACGTAAAAAACATTAACAACTTGAATCTTGTCATTCATACACCTGATATGACAGAATAGTATAATTTTTAACCTTTTAGTCTTTTGATTTTTTACACCTCTTGCCAATTCTCTTGGTCTTCTTTAAAGCGTTTTAGGAGATCCAAGCCTTCTGGTGTGATATAGCCTTCTTCTTGGGCTAGATGGATAAGCTCGCTATAGTTTGAAAGTGTTACCAATTTCACACCAGCATCCGCAAAGTTCTTATCTGCTTTTGGCAATTGATAACTGAAAATCGCCACAACACCAAGAACTTCAGCTCCTTCTCGCTTAGCTGCGGCTACGGCTTCAAGAACAGAACCACCAGTTGAAATGAGGTCTTCAACCACTACCATTTTTTGACCTTGAGCTACACGGCCTTCAATTTGATTACCAGCTCCGTGGTCTTTTGGTTTGCTACGGATGTAGGCAAAAGGCAAGTCCATCTTATCAGCAATGATAGCTCCGTGTGGAATCCCTGCTGTCGCAGTTCCTGCAATCACTTCTACATCTGGAAAGGCTTCTTTGATAGCATCCACAAAGCCATTTTCAATTAGGGTACGAGTTTCTGGATAGGCAAGAGTTACACGGTTATCTGTGTAAAACGGCGACTTGATACCAGATGCCCAAGTAAAAGGCTCCTCTGGTTTGAGGTAAACGGCTTGGATTTTCAAG encodes the following:
- the lysS gene encoding lysine--tRNA ligase, producing the protein MSTEHMEELNDQQIVRREKMAALREQGIDPFGKRFERTANSQELKDKYADLDKEQLHDKNETATIAGRLVTKRGKGKVGFAHLQDREGQIQIYVRKDAVGEENYEIFKKADLGDFLGVEGEVMRTDMGELSIKATHITHLSKALRPLPEKFHGLTDVETIYRKRYLDLISNRESFERFVTRSKIISEIRRYLDQKGFLEVETPVLHNEAGGASARPFITHHNAQNIDMVLRIATELHLKRLIVGGMERVYEIGRIFRNEGMDATHNPEFTSIEVYQAYADFQDIMDLTEGIIQHAAKSVKGDGPVNYQGTEIKINEPFKRVHMVDAIKEITSVDFWQDMTLEEAKAIAAEKKVPVEKHYTEVGHIINAFFEEFVEETLIQPTFVYGHPVAVSPLAKKNPEDQRFTDRFELFIMTKEYGNAFTELNDPIDQLSRFEAQAKAKELGDDEATGIDYDYIEALEYGMPPTGGLGIGIDRLCMLLTDTTTIRDVLLFPTMK
- the pyrE gene encoding orotate phosphoribosyltransferase; protein product: MTLAKDIASHLLKIQAVYLKPEEPFTWASGIKSPFYTDNRVTLAYPETRTLIENGFVDAIKEAFPDVEVIAGTATAGIPHGAIIADKMDLPFAYIRSKPKDHGAGNQIEGRVAQGQKMVVVEDLISTGGSVLEAVAAAKREGAEVLGVVAIFSYQLPKADKNFADAGVKLVTLSNYSELIHLAQEEGYITPEGLDLLKRFKEDQENWQEV
- the lctO gene encoding L-lactate oxidase, which encodes MSYKTSNAEGHVDFINTYDLEPMAQKVIPKAAFGYIASGAEDTFTLRENIRAFNHKLIVPHTLCDVENPSTEIEFAGEKLSSPIIMAPVAAHKLANEQGEVATARGVHEFGSLYTTSSYSTVDLPEITEALQGTPHWFQFYFSKDDGINRHIMDRVKAEDYKAIVLTADATVGGNREVDKRNGFVFPVGMPIVEEYLPEGAGKSMDFVYKSAKQRLSPRDVEFIAEYSGLPVYVKGPQCREDVERSLAAGASGIWVTNHGGRQIDGGPAAFDSLQEVAEAVDKRVPIVFDSGVRRGQHVFKALASGADLVAIGRPVIYGLALGGSIGVRQVFEHLNAELKTVMQLSGTQTIEDVKHFKLRHNPYNPTFPVDPRDLKLY